Proteins encoded within one genomic window of Brassica rapa cultivar Chiifu-401-42 chromosome A09, CAAS_Brap_v3.01, whole genome shotgun sequence:
- the LOC103841339 gene encoding probable sucrose-phosphatase 3a, which produces MDRLDGPPRLILVTDLDCTLVDHDDPENTDLLRFNALWEAHYRHDSLLVYCTGRSMRSYLSLRNKKPLLTPDIAITSVGSQIAYGGGESMVSDDVWVARMGEMWNRDIVVEETSKFPQLEPQPDKSQEQHKVSFFVGREHALEIMKVLPERLLERGVDVKLVYSNDYAFDVLPKGSGKGGALTYLLEKLESEGKQPSNILVCGDSGNDAELFNVPQAYGVMVSNSHKELLQWHEENAKDNPKIILASERCGAGMIEALQRFNLGPNVSPRDGLDTENFHVEVLDTAHEVVQFYLLYEKWRCGEVEKSDKYLQNLKSLSSPLGMFVHPSGVEKPIHEWIDDLVNLHGEGKEKQFRIWLDRVSSSLISPETWIVKFDKHELSDGKVRSCSTRVLLSCQEEKEKLTWMHIQQSWLDGSCSDDQDKWIF; this is translated from the exons ATGGATAGGCTTGACGGTCCACCACGGCTCATACTAGTCACTGATCTTGATTGCACTTTG GTTGATCACGATGACCCTGAAAACACCGATCTCCTTAGATTCAATGCGCTATGGGAAGCTCACTACCGCCATGATTCACTCCTTGTTTACTGCACCGGAAGGTCCATGCGTTCTTACTTGAGTCTAAGAAACAAGAAGCCATTGTTGACTCCGGACATCGCCATTACTTCTGTCGGTTCTCAGATTGCTTACGGCGGTGGCGAGTCGATGGTGTCGGATGATGTTTGGGTGGCTCGTATGGGTGAAATGTGGAACAGAGACATTGTCGTCGAGGAAACTTCCAAGTTCCCTCAACTTGAACCGCAG CCAGATAAGAGCCAAGAGCAGCACAAAGTGAGTTTCTTTGTGGGAAGAGAACATGCTTTGGAAATAATGAAGGTTCTTCCAGAGAGATTATTGGAGCGTGGG GTGGATGTGAAGCTGGTCTATAGCAACGACTATGCTTTCGATGTTCTACCAAAAGGATCTGGCAAAGGAGGGGCTCTGACTTATCTACTTGAAAAGCTGGAGAGTGAAGGGAAGCAGCCTTCTAACATACTTGTTTGTGGTGACTCTGGAAACGATGCTGAGCTCTTCAATGTTCCTCAAGCATATGGTGTAATG GTTAGCAATTCGCACAAAGAACTATTGCAATGGCACGAAGAGAATGCAAAGGATAACCCAAAGATAATCCTTGCGTCCGAGAGATGTGGAGCTGGAATGATAGAAGCCTTGCAGAGGTTTAATCTGGGACCAAACGTCTCTCCAAGAGATGGTTTGGATACTGAGAACTTCCACGTGGAAGTTTTGGATACTGCTCATGAGGTGGTTCAGTTTTATTTGCTTTACGAGAAATGGCGCTGTGGTGAGGTGGAGAAGTCTGATAAGTACTTGCAGAACTTGAAATCGCTCTCT AGTCCACTTGGTATGTTTGTTCATCCGTCTGGAGTTGAGAAGCCTATACACGAGTGGATAGATGATTTGGTTAATTTACATGGGGAAGGGAAGGAGAAGCAGTTTCGCATTTGGCTGGATAGAGTTTCGTCTTCTCTTATCAGCCCAGAAACATGGATTGTGAAATTTGACAAGCATGAGTTATCTG ATGGAAAAGTGCGGTCATGTTCAACAAGAGTCTTACTAAGTTGTCAG gaggAAAAGGAAAAGCTGACGTGGATGCACATCCAACAATCATGGTTAGATGGTTCCTGTTCAGATGATCAAGACAAATGGATATTCTGA